Genomic window (Blastocatellia bacterium):
ATATCACCAATGATTGCTACTTCTAAGCCTTCAATTTTTTGTTTATGTTCACGAATAGTTAAAGCGTCAAGTAGGGCTTGTGTAGGGTGTTCATGCGCTCCGTCGCCAGCATTAATAACAGAAGTGCGACAAATGCGGGCTAGTTGTTGGGGAACGCCTGCTGATGAATGGCGAATAACAATTGCATCAGCACCATTGCTTCTAGATTTCTAGCTGTATCAATTAGCGTTTCACCTTTTGACAAACTGCTACTAGAGGCAGAAATATTAATTGCATCAGCAGAAAGACGTTTGGCAGCAATTTCAAAGCTTGTTCTGGTACGTGTAGAGGGTTCAAAAAAAAGATTGATGACTGTACGACCTCTAAGAGTCGGGACTTTTTTTATTGGACGGCGGGAAATTTCCTTAAAAGCTGCTGCCGTGTCGAGAATTGTATTAATCTCTTCTACAGAGAGATCTCTAATTGCTAACAAATCTTTTCGATTAAAAGCCACAAACAATCCTTAAGCTTCTGGGGCAGGTTCGACAACAATAACTTGTTCTATTTCGTCAAATCCTTCCAACATAACTTTAACAATTTCTGCTTGTTTGGTAGCGACTTTCTCGCCTACATAATCAGCATGAATTGGTAGTTCACGATAACCACGATCTACTAAAACAGCTAGTTGTACTCGGCGAGGACGGCCAAAATCCATTAGTTCATCAAGTGCTGCTCGAATTGTTCGACCTGTATAAAGTACATCATCAACTAAAATTATGGTTTGTTCTTCTACTCCACCAGGAATATCAGTATCTTGAACAACAGGTTTAACATCTACTGTAGAAAGGTCGTCTCGGTAAAGTGTTATATCTAATGTACCAACAGGAGGGCGAACACCTTCAAGTTCAGCAATTTTATTAGCGATTCTTTCGGCTAGTGGTACACCTCGACGGCGAATACCTACGATTAATAATTTTTCTGTGCCGCGATTACGTTCAACTATTTCTGAAGCTATACGTGAAAGGGCGCGGTTAATAGCAACAGCGTCCATTAATTGAAATTTTTGTACAAAATTCATCGATCTTTCTCCAAAATAAACAAGCTAAAATTTTACTGCAAAACCCGTCTTTATAGCATAAGCTAATAAATGATAGCAAGGTGTCCAATAGCTTGTTGGTGACACGAAGTAATTAATACTCTACTACTGCCAATTCTACAATTTGGTAATTTTCTACTCTCATTTTTAAGAAATTTCCTTCTATTAAAGGGAGCAAATAAGCTCCCGTGCCTCCACTAGAAGCAGTGGCATTTGGATCTAGCTGTTCTCTAACTTCTAAAGGTAATTGCTTAATAATTAGGTCAAAATCAGGTATGCGGCGTTGTTTACCAAAAAGGATAAAAGCCCCTTCGGGAAGTGCTATTGGCAGAGAGATATCTTTGATCATTTCTTCTACTTTAGGCATAAAACAATATTATCTCTCCTAATAGATACTAACTGTTGTTGGCGCAAAGTTTTTTATTGTAAGTTTTTCTTTAATAACACATTAAAATAGTATCTAGCAAGTACAGATAACTATTATTACTCTTTGACATAGATAAAAACTTTGGTATTTATTGAAAGTAATAGGTTAATAGACTACTATAATCAACCTAAAAATTAAATCTTAAAAGAATTTTTTTCTTAGTTCAGAAGAATATTTGCGGCTAGTTGTTAATGGAGTTGTTATGTTGCGCAAATAAATTTGGTAGCTACTTCTAAACCAAGGCTCTATTCTTTCAATATATTCAATATTTATTAAAACTGATCTGTGAATACGTAAGAATTGTTGGGAAGGTAGGTGTTCTTCCCACTCACGTAAGGATTTTAGGACTAGTTTTTTTTCACCCTTAGTTGTGTAAACCTCTGTATAATCGCCAGTTGCCGAAATATAACTAATAGAATTTATTTTTACAAAGCCTGTTCGACCTTGACCTTTAATAAAAATAAAATCGTTGTAATCTAATGGTTGAATGGGTTTAGACTCATTTTTAGGTGATTTTTCTAATCGAGCGAGAGCCTGACTTAACCGAGGTAAACTAACAGGCTTAAGCAAATAGTCTAGGGCATTTACTTCAAAAGCACGAATAGCAAAATTATCAAAAGCAGTAACAAAAATAACAGAAAAGTCTATTTCCATTTTTTCAAACAACTTAAAGCCGGACTCTTTTGGCATTTGTATATCTAAAAATACCAAATCTGGCTCAGTTGTATTAATTACTTCTATAGCTATTTCGACACTATTGGCTTGACCTACAACTTGGATTTGTTGGAAATGAGCAAGTTGATGTTGTAGGTCTTGACGTGCTAATTCTTCATCATCTACCAATACTACACGTAGTTGCTTCATTTGTTTTATTTATACCTTTCTTCTAGGATTAAACAGGTATTTCTATTGTTATATAGACATAGCCTTTTTGTTCACTAATATTAATAGTGTGATTATCAGAATAATATTCTTTTAAGCGTTGTTTTACATTATCTAATCCTACACCTAAACTAGCACTTTGAGGAATGTCGTCATCATCAGGTTTTGCTATCCAATAGCCGCTATTAATTACATCAAAAATGAGCATATCATTTTCTATTTTTACAGATAACTTTATTTCAAGTGGTAGCCTACTAGTCACCATTCCATACTTAATAGCATTTTCTACAAGTGGTTGTAGCAAAAAGGCTGGCATTGTGTAGTTATTAGCTGCCTTTTCAAAGTTAGTTTTAACTATTAATGTATCCTTAAAGCGAATTTGTTCTATAGCTAAATAATTTAGTGTAGCTTGGATTTCTTCTTCTACGGAAACTATTGATTTCTTTCTATTTAGTAGCAAGTAGCGTAAATAGTCTGCTAGTTGTGTAAGCATATTTTCAGCCGCTTTGCCATCTGTAGAAATTAAAGCTCGAATAGACATTAAGGAATTAAATAAAAAATGTGGATTAAGTTGATAAAGTAAAAGCTCTAAATAAAGTTGCCTAGTCATCCGAGAGATTTTTAATTGATTTTCAACCCGCACAATAACTTCTTCAACTTGAAAAGGTTTAGTTACATAATCCACACCACCAACGCTAAAAGCTTTAATTTTGTCTATCATATCACTATTAGCACTAATGAAAATTACAGGGATTTTTTGGCTATTAGGGTTACTTTTTAGCTGACGACAAACGTCATAACCGTTGACTAGGGGCATATTAATATCTAAAAGCACAATATCAGGAGGTGCAGCCTTTATTGATGCAAGCGCGTGTTGACCGCTATTGGCTACTCTTACATCATAGTTTTGTGCTGTTAACATTTTTGATAGGACTTCTAAATTGTTTGGCTCATCATCAACAATTAAGACTTCCCCTTTATAGCTCTCAATATTTAATGGCATAGAATCAAAGCTCTTTTTTGGGGTTTAATAAGCAAATGTAGTTGGCATCTTATAATCCCTACAATAAAACAGACTCTTCACCAGTAATTTTAGGACAGTTATACTTGGGGTGTCGAATGCTTGTTAAGATGGATTGTCCATTGAGCGATAAAATAAACCTTTTAGCCAAAGATCTTTATTTACTAACTTTATTTGTAAGCTTATCTATCATTTGTAAAAGAGCTTCTACTTGATAGTTTTTAATCATGTTTTGTAAATGATTTTTTAGGTCTTTATTATCTTTTCCTATATCTTCAATTATCTCTTCTGCTAAAGTTAACCTACCTTGTAATGCTGCTTTATGCAGGCGGTTTAGCACTTTTGTAGGAACATTTTCTAGCAAGGCAACTATTTCAAAAGAGCTTATTTCTTTGTTAGATTTTTGCTCTGTTTTAGTCTCCAAAACTTTGTAGGAAAACTTTACTCCAAGGTGCTGTTTTAATTTTTGGAAAATGGTTTTTTCTAAATAAGGTTTAGTAACAATATCATCACATCCTACATTATAAATACCAGCATGGTCTTGTTCAAAAGCACTAGCCGTCATAGCAATTATTACGGTTGATTTTGAGTTATTTTCTAGTTCTCTAATTTTTCTTGTCGCACTATAACCATCTAAAACTTTCATTCTAATATCCATCCAAATCAACTTTGGATGCCAGGATTGCCAAATTTCAATAGCTTCTTGACCATTTGTTGCCTGGCGAACTTCAAAACCAAGAGAAGTTAAAAAAGTGCTTAAAACTGTGCGGTTTTCTGCTCGATCGTCAACTACTAAAATTCGGTGTTTTGCCTCGCCTTCAGCTAAACCTATGATGTTATCTTCTTCAGATCCTACTATTTGCGAACTCTCATTTATTTGAGGTAGTTCAATATCAAAAGCAAATACGCTTCCTCTACCTTCTTCACTAACTACAGTTATATCTCCACCCATTAATTGTACAAGGTTGCGGCTAATAAATAGTCCAAGTCCTGTTCCTTCCTTGGATTGTTGACCACTAGAAGTTTGGACAAATGCCCCAAATAATTTGTTTATTTCTTCTTTGGAAATACCTGTTCCAGTGTCTTGAACCTGGAAAAATACTCTTGAATCACTATATCTAACAGTTAAAGTTATTTTACCTACACTAGTAAACTTGACAGCATTAGCTAGTAGATTAATTAATACTTGTTTAAGCTTCTTTTCGTCTCCCTGGACTTGTTGAGGCAAGTTAGCAGGAATTTTACATTCAAACTCTAAACCTTTTCCTGTAGAGTGAGATGTAAAAATACTGGTAATATCACTAAGTAAATTATGAAGATTAAAAGTCGTTTTTTGAAGTTCGACTTTGCCAGATTCAATTTTAGAGATAGATAAAACATCGTTAATTAAAGATAGTAAGTGTTCACCACTGCGCAAAATAGTTTTTAAGTACTCACCCTCTTGTTTTTCAAAAGGGTGTTTGCGTAAAATTATTTGAGTAAAACCTAGGATAGCATTTAATGGGGTGCGTAATTCGTGGCTCATATTTGCTAAAAAAGCACTTTTAGCTTGATTAGCTATTTCTGCTGCATTTGCGCGTAGTTGATTTTCTAGCAGTTCTTGTTTTATTCTTAGCCGTTTATTTCTAGCTCTAATAGCAGTAAAACATATTACTGAAAAAGTACCAAAATAAAGACAGTAAGCCCACCAACGTTGCCAAGGTGGAGCAACAATTCTTACTTTTACTGAAACCCCTTGTTCATTCCAAATGCCATCACTATTTGCCCCTTTTACTTTGAAAATATAGTCTCCTGGAGCTAAGTTAGTGTAACTAATATAGTTTCTATTATCAACCATTCTCCATGTTTCGTTAAGTCCTATAAGTTTATAGGCATAAGAATTTTTTTCTGGGTCAGAATAGCTTAAAGCCGCAAATTCAAAAGAAAAATAATTTTCTTTATGAGAAAGTTCAAAAACTTCATTTGATTCTAAATTTTGAGCTAACAAAAGAGCGGCTTTTGGAGAAGGTTTATCAAAAATCTTAAAATTGGTAATAATGATTCTTGGGACATACTTAGTGCTTTCTATTTGTTCAGGAAAAAAGCGAGAAAAACCATCTACTCCACCAAAAAACATCTCTCCACTTTTACTTTTATAATATGCTCCAGAATTATAACTGTAGCCTTGTAATCCATCGCTAGGGCCGTAGCTAGCAAAAGTTTCTTTTACAGGATTAAATTTAATAAGTCCTCGGCTACTAGTACTTAACCAAAGATTTCCTTGACTATCTTCTAATAACCCTAAGATAGCGTTATCTGCTAAACCTTGCTCTTTTTTGTAATACTTAAAACTATTGCTTTTAAGATCAAAACAATTTAGCCCTCCACCATAAGTTGCTATCCAAAGCCTCTTTTGTTTGTCTTCATGAATTGACATTATGGTATTTGCATTTACGCTTTTATTAGTAGGATTTTTAGGGTCATATTTGTAAATTGTAAAAGCTTCTGTTTTAGGGTCAAATTTGTTTAATCCTCCGCCTTGAGTACCTATCCAAATATTGTCATCACTATCCACAAGCATAGAAAAAATAGCGTTTCTACTTAAACTATTAGGATTTTTAGGGTCGTTTAAGTAGGTTTTAGTTTCTTCTGTTTTAGTATCATATTTAATTAGTCCTTTCATTGAACCAATCCAAAAAATTCCAGAACTTGATTGACAAATTGGGCCTAAGCCGTTGTCACTTAAAGTTTTTCTCTTAAAACCATCTATTTTAGGGTCGTATTGATGTAAAGTTCCGTCATGTGTTCCTACCCATAATATTTTCTTTTGATCTTCATAAATTGAATAAACAGTATTATGACTTAAGCTAGAATTAGAATTTTTATTATACATATAATGCTTAAAGGTTTTAGTTTTAGCATCATAACGATTTAAGCCTCCTCCACCAGTCCCAACCCATAAGTTGCCTTTTGAATCTTCACAAAAAGCATATATAGTATTATGACTTAAACTATTAGGAAATCTTGGATCCTTAAAAATGGTTGTAAATTTTTGACGGTTTAAGTCAGCTTTGTTTACACCATTATTGGTTCCAACCCAAAGTATTCCTTCTCTATCTTGAAAAACTGACCAAATTTCATCACTACTTAAATTAGCACCAGAAAGTTTATCATCTGTAAATAAAGTAAAATCAGCGGTTTTAGGATCAAATCTAAAAAGCCCTAAAGTTGTAGTAGCAACCCAAAGCTTACCCCAAAGATCTTCACAAATTGAATAAATATCGTTGCCATCAGTGCTACTAGATGAATTAACTTCGTTTAAGTAAGCAGTAAAAGAGTTTGTAATAGGGTCAAATTTATTAAGTCCTCCTCCATAAGTACCAACCCAGAGATTTCCATTGTTATCTAGATAAAGCGACAAAATGTCATCTGCACTAAGGTTTCCAGTTTTTTTTGGATCACTAAGATAACGAGTAAAATTATTAGTTTTAGGGTCAAGTTTATTAAGACCTTCTTCTGTTCCAACCCAAAGATTTCCTTCTTTATCTTCACAAATAGCTGTAACAAGATCATTACTTATACTTGTTGGAAGTTTTTCATCATAAAGATAAGATGTAAACTTATTAGCCTTTGCATCATACCTATTTAAGCCTTTAGATGTTCCAATCCAATATATTCCAACTTTATCCTGATAGATTGCACTAATACGGTTATTAGTCAAACTATTAGAATTATTGGAGTTATGCTTATAAACCGTAAAATTATCCGTTTTTGGATTATATTTTGTTAATCCTTCAGATGTTGCTACCCAAAGAGTTTCTTCTCTATCTACATAAATTTTTAGAATTTCACCACTAGGTAAAGAATAAGGATCTTTTCCATCAGGACGGTAAATTGTAAAGTTGTAACCATCAAATTTATTAAGGCCGTCCTCTGTACCAAACCACATAAAACCCTGTTTATCTTGATTAATAGTTGAAACAACGTTGTGGGATAAACCCTGGTCTATTTGGTAATTTGTAAATTTGACATTTGCTTGTTGGCTATAAGCTAGATGAACAGAGAATAACGTAATACAAAAACCTATTAGCAAAAATACCGGAGTATTATGTTTAGTTAAAGTTTTGTTACTAAAGTTAACCATAAGACTAGTAAGCAGTTATAAGATAAAAATAGAGATAAAAAATTAGCTAATTATCCCTTAATAATTAGCTATCTGCAACTAACTTAACAGGTAGTTAAGTTTATTTTGGCGATAAAATAAGCTATTTAGCGATAAAAAAAACCATTTGTAGATTTTTGCTTATTTTATGTAAAAATTTCCTAATAATGTAGCTTATTAACTAACACAAAATATCTTTAGATTTATGCAAAAAAGTTAACTGGGTTTGAGGAGCGTAGCTTAAAGGCAAAATCTTACGGTTTAGGAATAATGCCAGTAGTAGATAAAGATTCTTGCAAGATGCCTACGCCCTCATAGTTATAATGCTTAGGTGTTTTAGATAAAATAAATAAACGTTTAGGCTTATTAGCAGCAGAAATACTTTTATAAAATTCGGAGGTTTTTATTTGCTCTCTAATATCCATAAAACCTAGAAAAATACTTAAATGTTCTTAAGCTTTGCCAAAATATAATAAATAACTACTGCTAGATTATGTGTCTAGCTTTGCAGGAGAAGAAACTTAAAAATTGGCAATTATAAGCTTGTATTTTGATAATAAGTGTTTGAAAGGTATATTGGCAGATTGTTAATAAAAATTGTTTGGAAAAATAAATGTTCTGCTGCTAATAAATTTTACTTAAAATTACACAAGTAATGTAAACGTAATAACTAAGATTCCCAATTTTTGGATCATATTCCGTTGTATCTTGACCTGCTAAGTCAAATTAGCAGGTTTTTTATTTGGTTAAATTAAGTACGCTGTAAACTAAATATTCTAATATTTTAATCTTAAGCCCCAGTTGGCAACAGATACGTAGCGTAGGGCTTCGACTCTACGTATAATAACGCAATGCCCCTAAAAACCCCAACGGGGCGATAGAGTTTTTTAATGTTAAGAAACAACTCTGTCGCCCCGCTTGGGCTTTTGGGAATACCTGATTATTATACCTAGGGTTGAAATCCTAGGCTACCTATCTTTCGTCCCGTTGGGGCTTTAAGAGATAAAAAGCCAAAAAACTTTGTTGACAGTGCATTAATTAAATTCTATTTTGGTTTTTGTCTCTCTCCATTTGTCATAAAATTTTCTACTTTTAACTTATTTTTATTTATAAAAATGCTTTAGCTGCATAACCAAATGTTAGGCAATTTCTAAATTTTATAAAAGGTTATTACTAGTGTTTCTACTTTTTTAAGTAGTGTTTTAGCTATTTTATTTTCTTAAAAAGTAGCCATTAACTAATCAAAACAGAAAGGGTTATCAATCAGAAGTGGCTTGACAGAAAAAATCCATGCCATATACTTTGGAAGAAAGCGGCTTCTAATTTTTATCAATCACAATTTATCCGGGGCGTGGCTCAGTCTGGTAGAGCGCACGGTTCGGGACCGTGAGGTCGGTGGTTCAAATCCACTCGCCCCGACTTAGTCCGGCTTCATTATTATTTTATATTACAGCGGATAGCTTAAAATTAATTACTTAATAATATTTATGCATTTAGCCCGTTATTTTCTCATTACTGGCAAAGTTCAAGGGGTGGGATACCGTTATTTTGCAATGCGTGCGGCTAATCAATATCAGATCTCTGGATATGTACGTAATTTAGCTTCTGGACAAGTAGAAATTGTAGCTGAAGGCCAGCGTGAGGCAATGGAAAGTTTTAAGAAAGAGCTAGCCATTGGGCCTTATCATGCAGAAGTGATTCAAATAGAGGAAAAGATTTTAGAAAATACAGGACGCTTTCAAGGTTTTCGTATTGAATACTAGTAGCTAAGAGAAATTAATTTTTTTTGGGTATTAATAATAGTTAATCCTATGCAAGAAAAACGTTCCCGTCCCCGTTTAAAGGTTTCTATGCCTGTTCAAGTCATTGGGCGTACTATTGATGGAGAAAAATTCCGTGAACTCTGTCAAACACAAGACGCTTCTGCCTTTGGACTTTGTTTAGTTTTAGAAGCAATTGTGCCACGTGGAACAATATTATTTTTAAGTATGCAAATGCCACGTCGGTTGCGTCTTTATGATTTAGCTAAAGATGTTTATCAAATTTATGCGCAAGTCCAACGAGTTCATATGTTAACAGAAGGTGGTTGTGAGGTTGGACTGTCTTTTATAGGTAAAAATCCTCCTTCAGGATATGAAAATTATCAAAGTGCAGAATTTTTTAATACAGAAATAAAAAGAACTACTGGAACCTACAAACCTGTCACCACAACACAAGTAAATGCAAATAATCCTACTAGTCACTCAGTTACAAACACAACTACAGGAACCAATGAAGTGGCAAAACCTCCTAACACAAATAATAGTGCTTGGGAACGTCCTGGCCGAAGAGATGCACGTCATAATATCCCAATAGATGTTATGATTGATTTTTTAGACATTAACAGTAGTATAATTAGGCAAGAACCAGGCTTAGTTACTAATATTAGTCGTGGTGGGGCCTGTGTGATGGCTGCAACAGAAGCACAAATTGGTAGCAAAGTCCGAGTTTCTATGATGAGAGAAAATTTTATTGTCTTGAGTTGTGTTAAAGCTATTACTACTAGTCAAGGCGGTGTATGTAATTTACATTTAGAATTTATTGATAAATGTTGGATGGGAGGCGGTTAACGCAAATGGAAGAATTAAAAAAATTGATTCGGGAAGTACCCGATTTTCCTAAACCAGGAATCTTGTTTTATGATATTACTACTTTACTGAAAAATGCTAAGGGGTTAAAGACAGTTATTAACCGAATGAGCGAAGCTTTTGCAGGAGAAAAAATAGACACTGTAGTTGGAATTGAGGCACGAGGTTTTATTTTTGCTCCAGCACTTGCCTATCATATTGGCGCAGGCTTTGTTCCTGTACGTAAACCAAGAAAATTACCTGCTTCCACAGAATCAATTAGTTATGAATTAGAATATGGTACTGATACTTTAGAAATACATCGTGATGCAGTAGGCCAGGGTCATAGGGTTTTAATTGCTGATGATTTACTAGCGACTGGTGGAACGGCTAAAGCAGTAGTTGATTTAGTTGAAAAATTAGGTGGTCAAGTGGTTGGATTAACTTTTGTTATAGAGTTAGATTTCCTTCAAGGCAGGGAAAAACTAGCTAATCATAATGTATATTCCTTACTACAATATCAGTCATAAGTATTGTTTATTATTAGAAAGATTTGTCAACGTTTAAGGCTCAACTAATTTTAAAGAGTCTTGCTCTCGTAGCTCAAATGGATAGAGCAACGCCCTCCTAAGGCGTAGGTTGCGCGTTCAAGTCGCGCCGAGGGCATAAATTATTATTTAATCTAAATATATTGGGCTGTAACAATCACACCTTTTTTGTTATGGTTTTTTATCCTTTTGATTAGTTACTATAAATTAGTTAATTCTAGGGGGATTCTTTTGGACGTAAAGCTATTTACTGAGCTAAAAAATTTTTCTCCAGAAAAAATGGTAAAAGTAAATCTTTTTGAAACAGAAAACTTTTTCTGTGATATATATTGTTTTGAACCAGGACAACAACAAAAATTGCACACCCATAATGGGGCAGATAAAGTTTATTTTGTTTTAGAAGGTGAAGGGAAATTTTTTGTTGGAACAGAAGAAAAAATCTTAGACCAAGGTAATGCGATTTTAGCCGCTTCAGGTTTTGTGCATGGAGTAGAAAATATTTCTCAAAATAAATTAGTATTGTTAGTTTTTATGTCTCCTAACCCAAATGTAAAAACTGCTGTTTAATTGTTGAGCCACTTTTATTAAAGTTTTTGGTATTTATTTAGCTTATGGAACAAACAACCAAAGAACAATTACGGGCAATGTTTTCTATAAAACCCCCCGAACCACAACCAGCAAAAGTTGCTCCGGTATTAAATCCAATGGAAACTATCCCTATTATTAATCTTTTAGAAATGGATTTAAGTAATATTGCGGATATTTCCCAGGAAGAAGAAGCCAAAGATTATACTTTTGGTTATGGAGAACAATTAAAAAGCTTAAGATATGGTGGAGATAGTAAAGACCCAAAAACACGAACTGATTTAGCAAAAGTAAAAAAAAGAGATGGCGAAATTATTGATAATAAATATCTGATTCTAGGCTCTTTAGGGGCCGGAGGTGCTTCAGAAGTTTACCTTGCCCAACGTCTTTTAATTGGTGATAAAGTTGCACTAAAACTACTTCGTAGTAGTTATGCTAGAGATCCTGACACTGCAAAACGATTTCATTTAGAAGCTGTTACAACAGCTACTATTAAACACCCTAATATAATTACTATACACGATTTTGATTTTACTGATGAAGGTACTCCATATATAGTAATGTAGTTACTTAGAGGAGAAACCTTATTAGGTGAACAGCAAAAAGTAGGCGCAATTTCTATTCGACGGGCAATACAAATAGTTACCCCAATTTGTCACGCGCTTAATGTGGCGCATTCACAAGGCATTATTCATCGAGACTTAAAGCCTGCCAACATAGTTTTACATCGTACAGACGATAACAACGAGGTAATGAAATTAATAGACTTTGGAATAGCAAAACAAGTAATAGAAAATGATTTTGATGAAATGAAAACCCTTCCGGGCTTAGTTGTTGGAACGCCTGCTTATATGTCGCCAGAACGTTGTATGGAAGAGCCATATGATCACAGAACAGATATTTATAATTTAGGCTTAATTTTTTATGAATTGACTGCTGGACAACATCCTTTTCAAGCTAAAACTATGATGGCAATGATGGCAAGGCAAATTTCTGATAAACCTCGACCATTGCATGAATTAGTACCTAATCTTCCTTCTGCCTTAGAAGATGTAATCTTTAAAGCTCTAGCCAAAGCTCCTAAAGAACGTTATGCAACAGCACTTGAATTTGCAGAAGCCTTAAACAATGCTTTTTATACATCTTCCATGACTTAAATTTTAGCTTGGGGAGTCTTTAACATACCAATCTTCGTGTAGCGACCACCCAGAGCAAAATAAACAAGCCGTCCACCGCCATTGATGATAACAGCCCGGACAAAGCCCGCGAGTATCAAAAGTATTCCAGCCAGTACCACAACCATTAGAAAAATATTCAGGATGTCCGCTACTGATGCAATACCAGCGGCTAGAGGCTTTTGGCTGCCAACTACATAATGGGCAACGAATACGTATAAAATCTGGCTCTTCTTCTTTTTGCTCTGGCTTTTTTTCTTTTACCTCATCTGGAAGATCGCTTTTTTGCAGTAGAAATAAGCTTATTTCTTGGCTGTTAGTTTCCATAAATACTTATAATATAGCTAGTTAGATCTATAGTTAGTAAATTCCATATGAATGCCAAAATCTTTTTCTTTAAGCAGTTTAATTACTTCTTGCAAAATATCTCGATCACGACCAGCAACCCTAACAATATCAGCATTGATTGAGGCTTGAACTTTTAACTTACTATCTTTGATATATTTAACTATTTCTTTGGCTTTTTCTGTTGGAATCCCCTGTTGCAAATCAATTTTTTGGCGGACAGTGCTTCCCGCTGCTGGCTCAATTTTGCCATAAGTTAACCCTTTTAACGGTACACCACGCTTAATTAATCTTTGCTGGAAAACGTCGTTAAGACTATTTAGCTTAAAATCATCATCGGATAGTAAAGTTACGGTGTTATCTTTTTCTTCTAAAGTAATATCGCTTTTACTTCCCTTAAAGTCAAACCGTTGTTTAACTTCTTTCATTGTTTGATTTATAGCGTTAGTTACTTCGGTTAAGTCGATTTTTGAAACAATATCAAAAGTATTTTGCTGGGACATAAAACATTATCCTTGTTGGGATTATAAATTAAAAAAATTACGAAAATTAGTGCTAGTAATTTCTCCTAGCTCTTCAGTGGTTTTGCTATGGAGTTCTGCTAGGCGTTTAGCAGTTTCTTTGACCCATGCTGGTTCATTGCGTTTGCCTCGAAAAGGCTCTGGTGCTAAATATGGGCAATCAGTTTCAATCAACAGGCTATCAAGTGGCAACCGTGCAGCAGTTTCCCTTAACTCTTTAGATTTCTTAAAAGTAATTACTCCAGAAAAAGAAATTAAAAAACCCATATCTACTGCTGCTTTTGCTAGTTCATAACTTCCTGTAAAGCAATGAAAAATGCCTCTTAGCCCAGTGTCTAGCCAATATTCTTTAAGGATTTGTATAGTATCTTCCTCAGCATCGCGCGTATGAATAATTACTGGAAGTTGTCTTTCTTTAGCTAGCTTAAGTTGTTGAATAAAAGCATTTTGTTGAACTTCACGCGGGCTATTATCATAATAATAATCTAGCCCAATTTCCCCCCAACCAATTACTTTTGGGTGGCGAGAAAGTGCAACTAGCTTATTTTCTAGCTCTTTATCTAGTAGTGAAGCATCATGAGGATGTACACCAACGGTTGTATAAATAAAGGGATATTG
Coding sequences:
- a CDS encoding response regulator, which codes for MPLNIESYKGEVLIVDDEPNNLEVLSKMLTAQNYDVRVANSGQHALASIKAAPPDIVLLDINMPLVNGYDVCRQLKSNPNSQKIPVIFISANSDMIDKIKAFSVGGVDYVTKPFQVEEVIVRVENQLKISRMTRQLYLELLLYQLNPHFLFNSLMSIRALISTDGKAAENMLTQLADYLRYLLLNRKKSIVSVEEEIQATLNYLAIEQIRFKDTLIVKTNFEKAANNYTMPAFLLQPLVENAIKYGMVTSRLPLEIKLSVKIENDMLIFDVINSGYWIAKPDDDDIPQSASLGVGLDNVKQRLKEYYSDNHTINISEQKGYVYITIEIPV
- the pyrR gene encoding bifunctional pyr operon transcriptional regulator/uracil phosphoribosyltransferase PyrR, producing the protein MNFVQKFQLMDAVAINRALSRIASEIVERNRGTEKLLIVGIRRRGVPLAERIANKIAELEGVRPPVGTLDITLYRDDLSTVDVKPVVQDTDIPGGVEEQTIILVDDVLYTGRTIRAALDELMDFGRPRRVQLAVLVDRGYRELPIHADYVGEKVATKQAEIVKVMLEGFDEIEQVIVVEPAPEA
- a CDS encoding response regulator transcription factor, which codes for MKQLRVVLVDDEELARQDLQHQLAHFQQIQVVGQANSVEIAIEVINTTEPDLVFLDIQMPKESGFKLFEKMEIDFSVIFVTAFDNFAIRAFEVNALDYLLKPVSLPRLSQALARLEKSPKNESKPIQPLDYNDFIFIKGQGRTGFVKINSISYISATGDYTEVYTTKGEKKLVLKSLREWEEHLPSQQFLRIHRSVLINIEYIERIEPWFRSSYQIYLRNITTPLTTSRKYSSELRKKFF